Below is a window of Musa acuminata AAA Group cultivar baxijiao chromosome BXJ3-11, Cavendish_Baxijiao_AAA, whole genome shotgun sequence DNA.
TTGTCACGGGAGAGGTAATCGCTTTGTCCTTACCTATTTCGCAATGAGAGCTCTTACTGCAATGGTAGTTGGAATTCAGTGCTTTAAGCTTTTTGCAAAAAGATTTAATTTTGCATGAGATGATTTGTTGCAAGATTTGATTTTTGGTTGCGTCGTTCAAGGAAAAGTGGAGAGATTTTTTATTGGGGGAACTGATTCCGTAAAACTGACATATATTAGCACTTTGTTTCTGTATGTTGCCGACAGAACATGGTTGAGGTCACGAGGGAATTAGAAATCTGAACAACGTGGAAATTTTCTCTACTTCAAGGGTCACTGTGAGCAACAGAAATCGTGCCAATGAAAGTTAAAATTGCTTGTTTATGGGCCTTCGATGGGACTCTTCTTgataaataatcaaaggaaaatgATTTAGTTCAACTTGGGATGCAAATATAGGGAATACCGACTTAGAAAAAGTAAAGAGCCATTGGGGTAAAAATGGAGAATCACAAATATGTTGGAGAAAGATAAAAACTAGTTTTCAAGTTTTCTATTCACAAATTTTACGTTCATCTCTGTATGAAACCAAATAAAATAAGACATTGACCATAGCAAATTGATGCAATCTATTATTTCCATAATTGGATTTCACTGAGCTATCTTCTCTTTAAATTTcagtttataatttgatctgtttAGTGATGTTGGCAAGGCCTCTGCTACCGGCCAGAACTCAACTTAGATAgcacatttgtataattcaatcaTATAGAAACTCTAGCATATGGCTATGTGTGTCCAAGAAAAGGTGATAGTGCATATCTGAAGTTTATGAATTGCATCAAGTCACAAAGTTCAGTTATTATTGTGAAAGCACTTCATCGACAAGATTCATGCTCAGTACTATAATAGCCCTAACATGCATGTGACTTTCCTGCAATTTACTTATTTTATCTGCATACAGAGTTCGATCTTCATTATCATTGGTATCAACTGCTTTCTTGACATGTTCAACTTGTGCTTTTGGCAAATTTACTATGCTCCACATTTGTTTGTGGCCGTGGTTATTCCTTTCAGATAAGAAAACTCATTGCAATTTGAGAAGTTCTCAATTTTTTAATAACTCTTGCTTTTCTTTGTTCCTTCATCTGCCTTGTCATTATTACTTTTTCATGCTGAGTTCCACTATAGGGTTTATCCTTGCTGCCATATGCATGCTTTTATCGAAGACATTTGCTAAAGTTGGGGCCACAGTTAGCATAATTTTAACCTTCTAACAATTTATGGTGGCTTTTATCTAGAGTATTTTTTTCTCTATCCCAAAATTCCTGCTTCATTTCTTCCATCAGGTAGCAGACTTGACTACCCTAAATCTAATTACTAGGTTCATGCTGTCATATAGAACGGGCTTTCTCAGTTAGCAACTAGTTTAAATTCTTCTAGTTTAGGTATGCAGATCATTTTGGAAAAAAGGTGGCTGTAGTATGATCTTTGGTGCCCCTGCATGCTATTTGCACAATGCCATGAATTGTTGCTTgtcatctttttttcctttttggttcCGTTACGATGTAACTATATTCACAATAGTACTGTTGGAGTTTGATCCTGCTACATTTTAGATGCATTTACATGATGCAACACTGGTTATTGAATACTATGCTTTATTACTGTTCCATGTCTTTATTGTAAGCAAAATTTGAGTGTCAGTTATTGCATCTGAGACAGCTTTTTGACTTTTGTGTTTCATGATTACAGGACTTAGAGTTGGTCACAAGAACGACGGTCATGTATATAATCATACTCTTGCCAAGATTCTTGTTGAATATGCTTCTGCTGTAAGTTTGTGTTCCAAGTCTTCTTTAATGAGAAATACTTGGATTTATGTGAGATAATACTTATTAGCTCAGATGGTCCTTGTCTGGTCCAGATTCCAGGGATTATCCACAAGGGGCTAAATTCTGGTTCTTACTTTGTTGATGTGGCTATTTATTTAAATTGAACTGTTGGTTACATTATTTAGCAAACTACTTATTTCCACTTGTTATCCATGTCATCGATAACAATTTTTTCAAGTCCCTTTTTGACCATTGGATGTCAAATGAGTCCTGCAGGTGTACATGTCGGATCTGACTGCATTATTTACATGGACGTGCTCTAGATGTACTGATTTGACAGAGGTTAGTAACCAATTTTCTTCTTGTTCCATTGGGTTAGTATATCTGGATGGTTTGACATGGCAactttaatattattatgatgaTGTTTAACATCGGTAACTAGAGAAACTAAGTTGTAGTTGGACAGGGTTTTGAGGTGGTGGAGCTGATTGTTGATGTTGAGAACTGTTTACAGGTGTGTTCTAAATTTATTACTCTAATTAATCAATAATATCTTTGAATACCATGTGTCCAATTACCATGCATATAACTACATAAACAGGCATATGTTGGTGTAGCTCATGACCTTAACGCTGTCATAGTTGCCTTCAGGGGAACTCAAGAACATAGGTATTAATACACTTCCTTCTTGTTTATGTATAAATAGATAGCAATTGAATTTTGCACTTGCATGTTGGTTATACCACCAAATAATACATGGCTCTGTTAGTTCTATGTAAATTATGTACTATCAtacttgtagttttgatattcctGGAATCTAGTTAGGTAAATGTCGAGCAGCTTTCTGGATAAGAATCTATGGAAATGCTGGAGACTTAAAAGATTTAAATTGTAAATCCTGAACCTGAACAGAAGCATGAAATTATTAGCTACGTGATACTttagaaatgtaatcaaatcattGGATTGTGATGTAAATCATGTTTAGATGTAGaagcttttatatattttttttgtccaaattagaGACAATCTGTGGTATTTCGTTTGCTGGAGTATGCATTTTGTTTCAGAAAATTCCATCATTTCAAGATGACTGTTGATGATCATCATAAATTGAGAAATTTGTTGAGACTGGATTGGAATTATTAGAAGGCAATTGAGTTAACTTTTCTTTACACAAATGAGTTTATTATATTTaagtgttttcttttcctttttgctaGCATTCGCAACTGGATTCAAGACCTCTTCTGGAAGCAGCTGGATTTGAACTACCCAGACATGCCTGACGCTATGGTAGGTAACACCAATTAATATTTGGAAGTATCAGTTATCCACTTTAAAAGTGCACATTAATTCCTGGTTATATTTTTCTTCATGTGATTGAAGGTGCACCATGGGTTTTATTCTGCTTATCATAATACAACTCTACGTCCTGGGATTGTTAGTGCTGTTCAAGAGGCCAGAGAGTTGTACGGAGATATTCCTGTCATGGTTACAGGGCATTCCATGGGAGGTGCTATGGCTTCCTTTTGTGCACTTGATCTTACTGTAAGTATTCTATTATTAACTTCTCTTTTACAGTTATTACATTATAGTTTTTTTCAGCATATTATTGTTAGATTTTTACAGCATATTAATGTTGGATTTCGGTTACTCTTATATGAGTACTGAATCTGTTCCTGTGTGAATTGCTTCCAGACGAAGTGTACATCATAAATGCACTTCACATCCTTTGTTGGGATTCTATTCTGGATTTTACTGCTTTTTGGTTATCATTGCAAAATTTGACAGCACTTCACATCATAAATGTACATCATAAATGCACTTCACATCTTTGGCATAGAAATCAACTTTTTACAATAATGTTTTCCACTGTGACCCTGTCAACCACAATGTTGTCAAGGTAGTTACTTGTTGGGATTCTATTGTGGATTTTACTGCTTTTTGGTTATCATTGCGAAATTTGACAGCAATAATCATCTTTGGCATAGAAGTCAACTTTTTACAATAATGTTTTCCACGGTGATCCTGTCAACCATAATGTTGTCAAGGTATTTACTTGATGGGATTCTATTGTGGATTTTACTGCTTTTTGGTTATCATTGCGAAATTTGATGTCAGTAATCATCTTTGGCATAGGAAGTCAACTTTTTACAATAATGTTTTCCTTTGTGATCCTGTCAACCATAATGTTGTCAAGGTAGTCACTTGTTAGTCTCTACCAGTTTCTTTCCTGTGGAAGGCATTTTCAGATTGTTGTGGAGGATAGAATCTCTAGCAAGTTATGCAATGATAGGTTCCTTCCATGTTATGGATCTTGAAATTCCATTTCAATTGGAGCATGTGCGGTTAACTGTCTCAcactataaattaattaattacgcCTTGTCATTTGGTCTAATCTAGCCTTGGTTCTTAAAATAATTCTTTTCATGCCTGTATCTCTTCTAGGACATCGGTTCAAATGTTTGGCTTTCTAGGGCATCAGTTTCCTCTTAAATGTTTGAAAGGATTGGTGTCCTTTCTCCACAGGCATTTTTCTGGAGTAGAACAAAGATTTTATAAGAAGGATTGGTCTTTTTTTTTCATGACTTTAATATTAGATTTGTAGTAGGTGCTAGAGCTCGACTTCTATTTCATTTTAGCAGTTTTTTAAGGCATATGTTTATTTTATAGGTCAATTACGGAATACACAATGTTCAACTCATGACATTTGGACAACCTCGAGTGGGAAATGCTGCTTTTGTGTCGTACTTCAGCAAACACGTGCAGAATGCAGTTAGAGTTACCAATGAGCATGATATTGTGCCACATTTACCACCTTATTATTCTTACTTTCCCCAAAAGACATACCATCACTTTCCAAGAGAGGTAAGTGAGTCGAGTTCTGTGTCTTTTTGCCATAGTATTTTGATTTCAAGTTTGGTTTTAAACTACATTGGGGTTTAGCCATATATTCCAaagatgttttctttttcttctaactTTACTGCTAGATTCTGAATCTGCACCTTGTAATCAAATTGCTTTCTTTTGAAGACCATGATGAGCACTTCATTTTAATGCACTAAGCATAGCGGATCTTACTTGCCTTCACCATTTCAATCAGCCAATCTTCGCCGAGTGCTCTTTCTAACAATTGGCTTTGATACTGATACGTTTCATCTTTTAATTCCTGAATGttctatgtttttttttgtgtttgcaGGTATGGGTCCATAATGTCGGAATAGGCAGTCTTGTTTATATGATCGAGAAGGTTTGTGATGGTTCTGGTGAAGACCCTTCTTGCAGCAGGTACATGCTAGGTTCCATCGGCATCTGTATTTCAATTTGGTGTGTGATGTTTATGATTAACATCGGCATCTGTATTTCAATTTGGTGTGTGATGTTTATCATGTTAATCATCTTTTGTCGTGCTGTCCAAAGGTCTGTAAGTGGGAACAGCGTATCAGATCACCTGGCATACTTTGGTATCGAGATGCAGGCAGATACTTGGGGCACCTGCAGAATCGTGTTCCATGGCAATATGGTGCAGTACCAAGTAGACCTTGCAGGAAACATCGTCTTGTCAAAGCGGCCTGGGGTTTCATCAGTTCTACAACAAAGTGTAGAAGCAGATAAAAGTAGGAATGCCATTTAGCATTGTGAGGAAAATTGTCAAACAAAGCGAGAATAACATCCTCCCAATAGCCCCATGATGAAATAATAGAAGATCCAAAAGATTAACTACTTGTACATAGTTATTATGGTTGCAAGTCCTCACAAAATTGCCAAagctgtatttgtatatatatatacatacacactgaATGGGCCAATCAAGAAACACTGATTTGTACTTTCTGGGTTAATGATTTAACATGATATTGTAGAATAAGTCTGTCTTTGCCAGATTATGTGAATTTACTTCTTGTGAAGAGTGTTTTTGTAACTTATCACCTGTCACAAGTGAGTATTGTGTTCCTACCAGGAATGATAACCATAATCCAAGCTCAGAACTATGTGAGTCAAATCCTCAAAAGGAGTATCCTAAAgggatttttattcttttttgggTGTATAGTGACTCAAAACTCATAGCTAATGTAGAAACTATTCGTTAATTCTCTTTGAATGTAAGTTGACAAATGTATAGTTCACTAAAAATTTTCTACTCGTTTAAGAGTAAATCAGATTAAGATTTCGTGTATTAACTGCTCGCTCATTATTTAGTACTTTTTTCTAAAATAAAGAAGATTGATCTTTTTTCCAGCTTACTCATACGATAAATCAAATTACGATTTCACCTATCACATATCTCAAATTGAATCTTTTGTCAACCTTGTTTACGATAAGTTAAACTAAACATATATAAGATTTACATTATTCACTCGATAATAATACTTAGACGTTATCATTAACTTTTCGGTCCttacactttaaaaaattatattgacatatgTATAGTTACAAAAATGAAACATCTGGGTCTATTTACCTTGACGTTATTAGttttaataacaaaaataaaagataaaaaaaatataattttaacgtttCAATCGGTAATAATAGATGTGGCATCACTAGGGGCTCCGGATAGCTATTGTGGATGAGAAAATGATGGTGAGAGATGTGGCATCTGTGTCGGTGCCGACATAGTTGTTGAGTGGTGAAAGGGTTGTTCGATATATGCATCAACTTGATACAAATGTAGAGTTACCCTCACCTCTCGTCGTCGCCCTCCTCATCCATGATAGTCATCCGTGGCCCTTAGCGACGTTGTTGTTTGCCTCCATTAACACCATTCGTCACCACCGATATCGTTCCTCATTGATAAtgacgttaaaattatctttttatcttttattttatatttttattaataaaattgatgatgttaggataaataaatgtagatattttatttttataattatatagatattaatataattttttaaaatataaagatcgaaatatCAACACAGTTAAGTACGAGTAGTAATAGGTAATTAGCTTCGGTCTCTGCGTTTGTCATTCGACCTGATCGAGGACTTCCATTAAGTTTGACATAGTAGACATGGCAGGACATGTGTTCCGACAAAGACGAGGGATTCTTCCAACCTGAGCAAACTCGTCTAAGACAGTCATCATTGTGTTCTTCCATGCCTCCTCGTGAAAAAGATCAGATGCTCACGTATCATTCATGTTTTCTTTTACGTGAGTAGATCACTGTTGCAAAAATTTCTCGTGAAAGCAGTGGGGTTCAACAGTTCTTACAGGAGATAAAAGGAGACATTGAGTACCGAGAACTTGTGCACATCATAATTACTTTTAATCTTTTCATCTCTCATCCTCTCTTAATCTCTTTTGAAAATTCAATTTCCCTTTTGGATCTCTCTATTTAATAAAAGATTCTTAAATCAACTTCTTATCTAAATACAAATTTCAATTTAGATTACAATGGGAATATCTGAAAAGGCTATATTTGAttcctctctatatatatatatcttcttgcAGTGCTTATACTTTCTAATATTTATCAGTTACTGCTACCATTTAATTATAGATTTTTAATCCGAATGAGATTATAGAGTTTTCCTTTTATAACTGTGCATTAGCTATCACGTCACTCTTATCTGAAAAGCACAAAAAAAATATTCTCATCATCCTAAATTGGTAGAAAAGTACAAAAAAAATTTTATGACTGTATACACTTTCATTCTACAGGAAGAAAACACAATcattattttgttatttaaaaGAATAATTATTGCAACAACACCAACACAAGTAAAACTTTAACTATTCGGATCTCTAAATTCTTATTCATAATTTCTAATAATAAATTTCGTTCTATCTCTTCTTGTTGTGTCGTTAGTCCTATTTGTTATCATTAGTACTGTTTTATAGCAAGATATTATTTTGAATGTTTCTCCCTCTAATTATtcagaaattaaaatattttcttatctTTTCTATTAGTTCTAGACatcatcttaatattttattctaagtaacataataataataataataacaacaacaacaacaacaacaacaataatgacCTCTTAAGAATACAGATCAGCCTCTTGAAAATGACTCCCAACCACCAAGCCAAAGCCACTGTTCCCCACAATCTGATGCTTAGTGGGTGGGTGACCAATGAGGGTCTGGTAACTTCAATAGGATCGAATTCTGTCAGCTTTTTTTGTCTCACATGTCGTTGTCACGTTCACCAATTCTTTACCGACCATAAAAGAGGAAAAgattaatgataataataataataataaatagtaaTGTGGAACAACACCGCAGACATTTTTGTCTGACTTGGTGGTGAAGTGGGGGACGTCTTCCCTACACATTCAGAGAATCTCGATCTGAAGCATATCAAATACCTGAGTCGGAACCGTTGGAGATGCACACGGGAGCCCCATCAACCATTATTGGAAGCTCCCTCTCAGTTGAAagggaggagatggaggaggagaggagCAAGCAGCACTTCGTTCTCGTCCACGGGATCGGCCATGGCGCGTGGTGCTGGTACAAGCTCACCGCGCTGCTGAGGTCGGCCGGGCACACCGTCACGGCGCTGGACCTTGCCGGCAGCGGCGTGCACCCGCAGCGCCTGGACGAGGTCCGCTCGTTCGGGGACTACGCCAGGCCGCTGATGGAGGTGATGGCGTCGATCCCGCCGCGGGAGAAGGTGGTACTCGTCGGCCACAGCTACGGCGGCGCCTGCGTTGCGCTCGCCATGGAGAGATTCCCTGAGAAAGTGCTGGTCGCTGTCTTCGTCGCCGGCATCATGCCAAGCCCCGCCTGCTCCCTCGCCAGAATTGCAGAAGAGGTACGTCTCGCGGCCGCCACACCTTCAATCTATATActtagaaagagagagaaagcgaGATGACGAATCCTTCCATGTCGTGGCAGTTCTTCAAAGGACATCCACTCGAAGCCTACATGGATTCCACGCTCGTAGTCCGTAAAGATCCCCTGAGCATTTGCTCGATCAGCTTCGGATACAACTACTTGTCGACGAGGTTGTATCAGCTCAGCCCGCCGGAGGTAAAAGCTCGGAAGGAACCCTGAGCTCCTCCAGCTCTTGTGCTTCGTCTAAGCCTCCTCTTCTACCTCCCGTAGGACCTGACGCTGGCGACCATGCTGGTGAGACCGGCGAGCTGCTTCCTCGACGACGCGAACGAGATGATGCAGCTCACGGAGGAGAGGTTCGGGTCGGTGAGACGGGTGTTCATCGTGTGCAAGGAGGACAAGTCCACGAGCGAGGCCTTCCAGCTGTGGATGATCCAGCGCAGCCCGGGGGCGGAGGTGATGGAGATCGAAGCCGCCGATCACATGGTGATGCTGTCGAGGCCCCGCGAGCTCTTCAGGCTCCTCGTGGAGATCGCCGTCGAGCATGGATCGAGAACTTCCTCCCATGATTTGCCTCGACCACGTGGTGGGGGCCGCCTGAGGTAAGCTTGGCATTGCAAACCCCCAATCCGTTCGGCGAAAGCTCTGATTGAACACCCAAAGTTCGATGCGACATGAACATTGTCTTCTTCTCGATCTCATCAATTCTTGGATTACCCCCACGCATTCTGGTGTACTCATTTGTGGAATGCATCCGAGGCATACATCATTGTTCTACATAAAATATATTAAGGCATCGAGAACATGtgcaaccctctctctctctctctctctctctctctctctctctctctctctatatatatatatatatatatatatatgtatttatcaaGCCTCAACATTTCCTTCATGTGCTTTGGGTCAATCAGACAATAAGTGAGATGGATAGATACATCATACAAACGTATGATGTGCTCTTATAGCATATGATTCTTTTGGACTGAATGACCAATAATCCATTGTGtttgtttataatttatttatgaaaacAAATACTAACTAATTTAGGGAACTAACAATCGATctcatgtatataaattaaaacatAGTAATCTACTTATTATACTTTTAAAGTTTCTTGTAGGAATCCTATTGGTTCCAAATTTAAATCttgatgatatatgatatatatatatatatatatatatatatatatatatatatatatatatatatatatatatatatatatataataataataataataataataataataatcctgtTAAAAGATTATTATATCAAAatcaaacattatatatatatatatatattcattttttaatatgaaaataaaatgtgATATATTTTGATTCGACAAAGTATTAACAACTAGcatcttaaaaaatataataaaattttaaattttaaatttttaataagtgGATCTAATAAACTATCatcagaattattattattattttgttttagatacATCAAGTGAGGTTTTGAACCTCAATATTTGGTACGTGGATCAGTTATATATAAGATGAGATATCCAACCCTCAATCTTTCATTATTAGGTTTAAAGTAAAATATATGTTCCATTATTGTTTTCAACTATCAACCTTTAAGTGAATAAATCTTGTATACCAGTAACAGACCAATACCTCAGATGTAAAATATATAAAGTGAGATTTTTAACCCTCAATATTGATAAATAAATTTGGTACATCATTAACAAAATAATGTTCAAAGTATAAAGTATGTCAGAATAAGTATCAAAATTTCAACTCTGGATATACAATTCTGATAAGTAAAATTGCTTAATTTGACGTTCATtgcaaaccttttttttttttgttggaaaaTATCTCGGAAATATGGTAGATTTCAATAATGTTATTAGACGTGTGGTAGACTCATTACTAAAAAAATTATGTATCACAATCATTTATAATTTCTCCTATCTCTCTTAATATTTCCTTCTCTTTGTTTAGTACTTGATTTTTCCTACATTACCCTATAGGAATTCTCGGGGTCAAGATAAGAAATCCAATAATCTGATTTTAATCAGAAGATGGATATTTCTGCATCTACTGAAACTCCCAAATTAACTGTTCATCTAAaaacaaattttaatttaattttaatattcttgcCTGAATTAAACTTACATTaaacaattatttaaaaaattcaaaattgatgcaaatttttaatttttttgaaccAACTCATCATCTTAAATCGGTCTCTTTTGAAAGTcataaatcattcaatttatcacTGCAATATTTCTCTTCCCACTGTTGTCTTGTTCTTATATGATTGTGAATATAAAAAATATCTCGGCTTCGATAAAACAGTAGGCATCAATAATTCACAAAGATTGATAGCGAAGGAGATGAAAAAAGatacataataataatttaatttaatttaatttaatcaaaGGTGATGAGGACTTTACCTTATAGAAAACAAATAAGGTGGTGGTTTCGTCCCTTCTTGCATCAGAAATCACGGATCCATTATTCATTTGGAATATGAATAATTTCACGTATGGTCAAAGTTGACAAGTCAGGAGAAGTATAGTGCCATCACTCTCATATGATTTTGACTTCAAATTGGAGGTGAATCACATCTGCTCCTAACTCTGACTTTAATTCGTGATCGCAATAGGAAGCGATTGCGACTTTAGCACTGTTACATGTTGATGGAACGACCATCAAGACAACGAGAGATTGTGGATGGATTCCGAGAATGATGTGATTCTCATAAAAGTTGTGTCGAACACATCATCCACAAACGTGTGATCGTCGGCTGAGTGATGTGTAATCTCAAAATGTTTAATCTATTAGAGAAAATATCCGATTAGGTATTGATTAAAACACAAGGAACGTAACGAGgaagttgggctgacagcccacgtTCTGCCCAAGATGGATTTTATCAATTCACAGCTCACTCCATCTTAAtttaaccctaatttatattaagCATAAAAAGGTAGCAACGAGGGCAGCATGACACATCttggcagcagcaaaaaggaggagaaaaagataaaaatccaaggagaaagaaagggaagaaaataaagacaatatagagagactattctcaatcatctagcagtgttctcatctcatatTAGATCAAATATATAGTAGATTttcactgtgattacttggggagaatttagaATTTTGTGTACAGTGATGTGAtcattgtatcccagttattctcttgtgattattcctaatgttttgggcaagagattgagatttgtatattcattattcttatagtggattatctctagtttacctcGTGGTTTTTACCTTTCACATTATAGGGGTTTtttacgtatatcttggtgttctatttgattgtgattctatGTAATTCTGCTGCGTGTTATAACTtgctaatatttgttcatatacaaaagtttatttcactttatatcccatcaactggtatcagagcaggattatagtgatttaatttttgtatttgaacatggagcccAATAGTATTTCTTGCATGATtaatttgaatggaaacaattggatgatatggaaaccaagaatggaagatctcttgtattgcaaagatttgtatgaacctttgtaggagaatagtgcaaaacctacaactatgatagatgatgtatGGAAGATGTTAGATTGAAAAATAGTTccgtttattcgatagtggcttgatgatagtgtctttcaccatgtttctattgaaagttctgaatattctctttggaaaaagttgaaaagtctctatgaaagaaaaatagctggcaacaaagcttttttgatcagaaaacttgtgaacctaaaatatagagagggtgcttctattgctgagtatttgaatgaaatgctgagtattactaaccagttatcctctatgaaaatgtcttttgatgatgagttgcaagcatttattccatttggtagtagcaccaaatcataagcgtggttcatcctctctacaattgcattatgctgaggtgtactaggaactgttatctcatgttggatctcatgtgacctgtaataatcattaaataatcttatatactcaccatcattatttgatcttatgcatttcaattatctttctgtctctctttcaaccctaacatgaaactctttgaagacattaatcacctgatctttggtcttcaaagcataggcccaaatatttctggaaaaatcatctataaaagtgaaaaaataaagtgcaccacttataccaggaacatcaacagatccaccaggagtttttgtcctcaaaggaccacatacatctgtataaacacggtctaagacatgcatttttctagacaaaacaggactagcaaatgaaactctgtgttgtttactagccaaataATTAATATAAGGGTTTAAATATGTACCTTTGAGGTCTAGCAATACCTCTatcttagaaagagcttgcagccccttctcgcttatgTATCCCGGTCACctgtgccacaactccatgctgaagtctttttctatagcatttaactgctcaccataagctttagcttgcaacttgtacaaagcatgacatttctttccactacctataacaagagaacccttactgagctttcattgccctctatgaaatctagtatcatagtcttcatcgtctagccttccaactgaaattaaatttagcctcaagtcaaccatatgcctcacatccttaagcactaacttgcagtcaaggttggtctttaaatggatatcacccatgccaatgatgtctgctatgccatagttgcccatcttgacaacaccaaaaattTCAGACCTATagatagcaaaaaactccctccgtggtgtagcatgataagaagcatatgtgtcaatcacccactcaagatcctgacacacacaagaaaaaatatcatcagaatgagacaaaatcaaataattaccaccctgcactatagttgtgatattatcttttgactctatagactccacttctttttcctttttcgtgctcttcttaggttgcttacattggttcttgaaatgtcc
It encodes the following:
- the LOC103971268 gene encoding lipase; the encoded protein is MDRPRCLVAMVLICLLSICHGRGLRVGHKNDGHVYNHTLAKILVEYASAVYMSDLTALFTWTCSRCTDLTEGFEVVELIVDVENCLQAYVGVAHDLNAVIVAFRGTQEHSIRNWIQDLFWKQLDLNYPDMPDAMVHHGFYSAYHNTTLRPGIVSAVQEARELYGDIPVMVTGHSMGGAMASFCALDLTVNYGIHNVQLMTFGQPRVGNAAFVSYFSKHVQNAVRVTNEHDIVPHLPPYYSYFPQKTYHHFPREVWVHNVGIGSLVYMIEKVCDGSGEDPSCSRSVSGNSVSDHLAYFGIEMQADTWGTCRIVFHGNMVQYQVDLAGNIVLSKRPGVSSVLQQSVEADKSRNAI
- the LOC103971269 gene encoding probable esterase PIR7A; this translates as MHTGAPSTIIGSSLSVEREEMEEERSKQHFVLVHGIGHGAWCWYKLTALLRSAGHTVTALDLAGSGVHPQRLDEVRSFGDYARPLMEVMASIPPREKVVLVGHSYGGACVALAMERFPEKVLVAVFVAGIMPSPACSLARIAEEFFKGHPLEAYMDSTLVVRKDPLSICSISFGYNYLSTRLYQLSPPEDLTLATMLVRPASCFLDDANEMMQLTEERFGSVRRVFIVCKEDKSTSEAFQLWMIQRSPGAEVMEIEAADHMVMLSRPRELFRLLVEIAVEHGSRTSSHDLPRPRGGGRLR